Part of the Clostridium sporogenes genome, AGGAGAGATCTACAAATGAGTGGATTGTTAAGAAAAGAATTAGAAGTAAGAAATTTTGTAAACCAGTTAGGATTTGCTACAAAAGATCAGATAATCAAATTAATGAATTTAGAAGGTAAACATACTCAAATACCAGATATATTAGTAACTAAAAATGCACTCAAAACTGATTTTTTTCACGGTCAAACTGTTTATACTAATATATTTAATTTCAATAGAAACTTAAATGTAGTACCTTGTGTTGAATTACTAAAACATTTTTCAGGAAAGTTCAATTGGTTCATGGTGGAAAATTTCCCTTTTTACTTATGTATGTACATGAATAACAAAATTTTTGATGTTACATATATACCTAAAGGTGATGAGAATATAATAAGTTCTTATTTAAATAAATTATTAAATCCGATATTCCTAGACAATATGCCTGAGCTACCACAAAATATAATAGTTATTTTAGAAAGTGCTGATA contains:
- a CDS encoding DUF5697 family protein; this translates as MSGLLRKELEVRNFVNQLGFATKDQIIKLMNLEGKHTQIPDILVTKNALKTDFFHGQTVYTNIFNFNRNLNVVPCVELLKHFSGKFNWFMVENFPFYLCMYMNNKIFDVTYIPKGDENIISSYLNKLLNPIFLDNMPELPQNIIVILESADMLSKVKINCPNILYAVIDITNMDNTIQFLNVANM